One Pleurocapsa sp. PCC 7327 DNA segment encodes these proteins:
- a CDS encoding phage holin family protein yields MLGNLLTLLATALSLLVVDIIFPGVDLANFPTALIAAAAIGVVNASVKPVLSALAMPLNFVSLGSFSLVVNGLCFWLASVLIPGFRVSGLLAFILGPVILSFVNTFISKYFAEKYPATMNSTSMNKELPQ; encoded by the coding sequence ATGCTTGGCAACCTATTAACATTATTGGCTACTGCTCTGAGCTTACTTGTCGTTGACATAATTTTTCCAGGAGTAGATTTAGCTAACTTTCCGACTGCTTTAATTGCCGCGGCTGCAATTGGTGTGGTTAATGCTTCTGTTAAACCAGTCCTGTCGGCTCTCGCTATGCCACTTAATTTCGTAAGTTTGGGAAGTTTTTCATTGGTGGTCAATGGCTTATGTTTTTGGCTGGCTTCAGTGCTCATTCCTGGATTTCGGGTCAGTGGCTTGCTAGCTTTTATACTGGGTCCGGTAATTTTATCCTTTGTCAACACGTTTATTAGCAAATATTTTGCGGAAAAATACCCAGCAACTATGAATTCTACATCTATGAATAAAGAGCTACCACAGTAG
- a CDS encoding YqaE/Pmp3 family membrane protein, with protein sequence MRLVQVILAILLPPVGVFLTVGAGPTLLINILLTLLGWLPGAIHALWVVSKQSDRATV encoded by the coding sequence ATGAGACTCGTACAAGTTATCCTAGCTATATTGTTGCCTCCTGTAGGTGTATTCCTAACAGTTGGAGCCGGTCCGACTCTTTTGATTAATATTTTATTAACTCTTCTAGGCTGGCTTCCCGGTGCTATTCACGCACTTTGGGTCGTTTCTAAGCAGTCAGACAGAGCTACCGTTTAG
- a CDS encoding rhodanese-like domain-containing protein: MADLEDNIQQVKEAITQAFPKPPGLKEKSSANALKDRLDWGEPVLTTIDVRDREAFNCERITGAMSMPLDELVEQAQGSLEPVRDIYVYGETNQETAEAASRLREAGFRNVAELEGGLPGWKAISGSTEGQAFNAAFSEQ, from the coding sequence ATGGCAGATCTTGAAGATAACATCCAACAAGTTAAAGAAGCTATCACCCAAGCTTTTCCCAAACCGCCAGGGTTAAAAGAAAAATCCAGCGCGAATGCCCTCAAAGATCGTCTGGATTGGGGCGAGCCTGTATTGACGACTATTGACGTGCGCGATCGCGAAGCTTTTAATTGCGAGCGTATTACAGGAGCAATGTCCATGCCACTAGACGAGTTAGTCGAACAAGCACAAGGCAGTCTCGAACCCGTGCGCGATATTTACGTTTACGGCGAAACCAACCAAGAAACTGCTGAGGCTGCATCTCGCCTGCGGGAGGCGGGTTTTAGAAATGTAGCCGAACTTGAAGGAGGACTTCCTGGTTGGAAAGCGATTTCGGGATCGACTGAAGGACAAGCGTTTAACGCTGCTTTTAGCGAGCAATAG
- a CDS encoding DUF6658 family protein, producing MNNTTAFVKRLRLARVLVVCLAGIILFISTACTQSPSVSNSKLGADKDTTPYELRTPQAEHLKESYTTEPRRGEMNAVEFGTDELVNQSQRNLQKRAATPAEAVDNLLRERESATQTAEDKLEKASERVGSSVEEMKEGAERGFRNLQENVKSAAEDVSENIQEAVR from the coding sequence ATGAACAATACGACCGCATTTGTAAAACGTTTACGATTAGCACGAGTTTTAGTTGTCTGTTTGGCAGGAATTATCTTATTCATCAGTACGGCTTGCACTCAGTCGCCTTCTGTTAGTAATTCTAAATTGGGTGCCGATAAAGATACGACTCCCTATGAGCTAAGGACACCTCAAGCAGAGCATCTCAAAGAAAGCTATACTACCGAACCTCGTCGAGGGGAAATGAACGCAGTAGAGTTCGGAACTGACGAACTCGTTAACCAATCCCAGCGAAATTTGCAGAAACGCGCTGCAACTCCTGCTGAAGCTGTTGACAATTTACTCAGAGAAAGAGAATCTGCGACTCAAACAGCAGAAGATAAATTAGAAAAAGCTTCTGAAAGGGTCGGTAGCTCTGTAGAAGAGATGAAAGAAGGCGCTGAAAGAGGCTTCAGAAATTTGCAAGAAAATGTTAAATCTGCCGCCGAGGATGTCTCGGAAAATATCCAAGAAGCTGTCCGTTAG
- a CDS encoding FAD-dependent oxidoreductase, protein MIILSGKPVSYWIDSTPENNFSPFVDNLLVDVAIVGAGIAGLTAATLLKRAGKTVAVIESKQIAMGRSGHTTAKVTSLHQLIYADIIEQLGKEKARIYAESNQAAIDRVAQFVEEEQIECDFSRQSAYTFAEFPEDLKKIEAEVEAAIALGPCHGARFSCDGEVLHGSAIDNLAKINPKQS, encoded by the coding sequence ATGATTATTCTTTCTGGAAAACCTGTCTCCTACTGGATAGACTCAACACCTGAAAATAACTTTTCACCTTTTGTCGATAATCTATTGGTAGATGTGGCGATCGTAGGAGCTGGTATCGCTGGTCTGACGGCTGCTACGCTACTCAAGCGAGCGGGAAAAACCGTTGCCGTCATTGAGTCCAAGCAAATTGCAATGGGAAGGAGCGGTCATACAACGGCTAAAGTGACCTCTCTTCACCAACTCATCTATGCCGATATAATCGAACAATTGGGCAAAGAAAAAGCCCGTATCTATGCTGAGTCTAATCAGGCGGCGATCGATCGCGTTGCTCAATTCGTGGAAGAAGAACAAATAGAGTGCGATTTTAGCCGTCAAAGCGCCTATACGTTTGCAGAATTTCCGGAAGATTTAAAAAAAATCGAAGCCGAAGTCGAAGCCGCGATCGCACTCGGACCTTGTCATGGTGCTCGTTTTAGCTGTGATGGAGAGGTTCTCCACGGATCAGCAATTGACAATTTAGCGAAAATCAACCCGAAACAATCATGA
- a CDS encoding zinc metalloprotease HtpX: MLVNQLKTTALLGLLSGILVLAGYYLTGNEQGLFMGLAFAAISSFGSWYYSDKAVLMAYRAQPLARQEAPELYDLVASLANKAGLPMPTLFVVPTQTPNAFATGRDPEHAAVAVTQGILQLLSPEELSGVIAHELTHIKNRDTLTQAVAATLAGAITFVGRILSFGALYGPVTRDDRRDGNPLGILFLIILAPISATLIQLAISRTREFAADRGSAEITENPIALARALEKLELVGRQVPMNGNPAFSPLLIINPLSAEGLQSLFQTHPPTQERIRRLRELAQAKSAMNVSIS; encoded by the coding sequence ATGTTAGTAAATCAACTTAAAACAACTGCCTTACTCGGACTACTAAGCGGAATTTTAGTATTAGCTGGTTATTACTTAACAGGTAACGAACAAGGACTATTCATGGGTCTAGCTTTTGCAGCTATTAGTAGTTTTGGTTCCTGGTACTATTCCGACAAAGCCGTTTTAATGGCTTATCGCGCTCAACCTTTGGCTCGTCAGGAAGCGCCAGAACTTTATGACTTGGTTGCTTCTTTAGCCAATAAAGCTGGGCTTCCCATGCCAACTTTGTTTGTCGTTCCTACTCAAACCCCTAATGCTTTTGCCACGGGAAGAGATCCGGAACACGCCGCAGTTGCTGTCACTCAGGGAATTTTGCAACTTCTCTCCCCTGAAGAATTGAGTGGCGTAATTGCTCACGAGTTAACACATATTAAAAACCGCGACACGCTTACTCAAGCAGTAGCAGCTACTTTAGCTGGGGCAATCACTTTCGTCGGACGAATTCTCAGTTTCGGGGCGCTTTATGGCCCAGTCACTAGAGATGACCGTCGAGACGGAAATCCTTTAGGGATATTGTTCTTAATTATTCTCGCACCGATATCAGCGACGCTAATTCAGCTAGCTATCTCCCGTACCCGCGAGTTTGCAGCCGATCGCGGGTCAGCAGAAATCACGGAGAATCCGATTGCGCTAGCCAGAGCCTTGGAAAAGCTGGAATTAGTCGGTCGCCAAGTGCCTATGAATGGCAATCCTGCTTTTTCTCCTCTACTGATTATCAACCCACTTTCTGCTGAAGGTTTGCAGTCTCTTTTCCAAACTCATCCCCCAACACAAGAGCGCATTCGTCGTCTTCGCGAACTAGCTCAAGCCAAATCGGCTATGAATGTCAGCATATCCTAA
- a CDS encoding helix-turn-helix domain-containing protein encodes MQATWQDVLQVAHFQLPPMEKLELIPVTHNVTLHLGDAIKVDWWREGKRNSGQLVPGDICIDPSGVASQACWYQSTEILVLELDRVFVERTLNRSIETERITFIDKFGVQDPLIQQIALSLKHEIETQHSGSKLYGETAAAMLAAHLFRHYSRRDVEKDCLGENRDRMPESRLRRVLEYVRSHLDREIRLEDLASVAQMSAYHFCRLFKRSIGESPHQFLMRQRLEAARRLLRETDLSVAEVALEIGYQSPSHFATLFKRHTGVTPKQYRTAL; translated from the coding sequence TTGCAAGCAACTTGGCAAGACGTGTTACAAGTAGCTCATTTCCAACTACCTCCAATGGAAAAGCTGGAGCTAATTCCTGTAACTCACAATGTTACACTTCACCTCGGTGATGCCATTAAAGTAGATTGGTGGAGAGAAGGTAAACGCAATAGCGGACAGCTCGTTCCTGGCGACATTTGTATCGATCCTAGCGGAGTTGCGTCTCAAGCCTGCTGGTATCAATCTACCGAGATTCTCGTTCTCGAACTCGATCGCGTTTTTGTCGAACGCACGCTCAATCGCTCGATTGAAACGGAGCGCATTACTTTCATCGATAAGTTTGGGGTACAAGATCCGCTCATACAACAGATTGCTTTGTCTCTTAAGCATGAAATAGAAACGCAGCACTCCGGTTCAAAACTCTACGGCGAGACAGCTGCCGCAATGCTAGCAGCACACTTGTTCCGCCACTATAGCCGTCGCGATGTCGAGAAAGATTGCTTGGGCGAAAATCGCGATCGCATGCCAGAATCAAGACTGCGGCGCGTTCTAGAATACGTGCGATCGCACCTCGATCGAGAAATTCGCCTTGAGGACTTAGCATCAGTCGCCCAAATGAGCGCCTATCATTTCTGCCGCCTATTCAAGCGGTCAATTGGAGAGAGTCCGCATCAGTTTCTCATGCGACAGCGCTTAGAAGCAGCGCGGCGTTTACTCCGAGAAACCGACCTTTCTGTCGCCGAAGTAGCGCTGGAGATAGGCTATCAAAGCCCCAGTCACTTCGCTACGCTTTTCAAGCGCCATACTGGCGTCACGCCAAAACAATACCGCACTGCTCTGTAA
- a CDS encoding late competence development ComFB family protein, with amino-acid sequence MKPQTENLPQTYQNIMELLVREELEKQLKQCPETLAQYINTVEVATYALNRLPALYASCEKGKNMQKLLAQKQYREEIKKAVRQGLAAIQRDPLRISAPLISKNDEQYHAANTALKNLQSLLEKANLLDYQELTWNNLVNVVCHALAKTAWTGVAPQTCYRVSQDASDEDPTQVADWTDSRYLR; translated from the coding sequence ATGAAACCTCAGACAGAAAATCTCCCCCAAACTTATCAAAACATAATGGAATTGCTCGTTCGAGAAGAGCTAGAAAAACAGCTAAAGCAATGTCCTGAAACTCTCGCTCAATATATTAATACAGTAGAAGTTGCTACCTACGCGCTCAATCGTTTGCCCGCGCTATATGCCTCTTGTGAAAAAGGCAAAAATATGCAAAAGCTATTGGCACAAAAACAGTATAGGGAAGAGATTAAAAAAGCCGTGCGCCAAGGATTAGCGGCTATCCAACGCGATCCTTTGAGAATCTCGGCGCCGCTAATTTCAAAAAATGACGAACAATATCACGCTGCCAATACCGCCCTCAAAAATTTGCAAAGCTTATTGGAAAAGGCAAATTTGTTAGATTATCAGGAACTAACCTGGAACAATCTCGTAAATGTTGTCTGCCACGCTTTAGCTAAAACCGCTTGGACTGGAGTAGCACCCCAGACATGCTATCGAGTGTCCCAAGATGCTAGCGACGAAGACCCAACTCAAGTAGCTGATTGGACGGATAGTCGTTATCTTCGCTAA
- a CDS encoding DUF3641 domain-containing protein translates to MASALTKYVLQPYCYGCTAGCGSSCGGSLV, encoded by the coding sequence TTGGCTTCAGCATTGACGAAATACGTACTGCAACCCTACTGTTATGGCTGTACTGCGGGATGTGGTTCTAGTTGTGGTGGCAGTTTGGTTTAA
- a CDS encoding TIGR04283 family arsenosugar biosynthesis glycosyltransferase, which yields MRDVVLVVVAVWFKVRNCELVTLEETVTERISIIIPVLNEVGTIEKVLASTQPSTKIEVIVVDGGSVDGTLELVQSLGVKVLSSPTGRACQMNAGASAATGKILLFLHADTLLPSGFDTLVRAALKPPKQGCRKAPVAGAFALQIDAPLRSLRLIEWGVNWRSRFLQMPYGDQAIFLKAETFDQIGGFAQLPIMEDFELVRRLKRLGHITIIPVPVLTSARRWLKKGIFQTTLINQIVILAYLLGVSPKQIVGWYRHQPKSTFRKN from the coding sequence CTGCGGGATGTGGTTCTAGTTGTGGTGGCAGTTTGGTTTAAAGTTAGGAATTGCGAACTCGTGACTTTAGAGGAAACAGTAACTGAGAGAATTTCAATTATCATTCCGGTTCTCAATGAAGTGGGAACGATTGAAAAAGTGCTTGCCAGTACTCAACCAAGTACGAAGATAGAAGTAATTGTTGTAGATGGCGGTTCGGTTGACGGCACGCTTGAATTAGTTCAGTCGTTGGGCGTTAAAGTGCTGTCCTCCCCTACTGGTCGCGCTTGTCAAATGAATGCGGGTGCTTCGGCAGCAACGGGCAAAATTCTGCTGTTTCTCCATGCCGATACTCTTTTACCGTCTGGATTTGATACACTGGTTCGCGCTGCGCTGAAGCCACCGAAGCAGGGATGCAGAAAAGCCCCTGTAGCAGGGGCATTTGCCTTACAAATTGATGCGCCTTTGAGGAGTTTGCGGTTAATCGAATGGGGAGTTAATTGGCGATCGCGCTTTTTGCAAATGCCCTACGGCGACCAAGCTATCTTTCTCAAAGCAGAGACATTTGATCAAATCGGTGGCTTTGCACAGTTGCCAATTATGGAAGATTTTGAACTGGTGCGTCGGTTAAAACGCTTGGGGCATATTACTATTATTCCCGTGCCAGTCTTAACGTCAGCCCGTCGATGGCTCAAGAAAGGAATTTTCCAAACGACACTCATTAATCAGATTGTTATCCTTGCTTACTTACTAGGGGTTTCGCCCAAACAAATAGTTGGCTGGTATCGCCATCAGCCAAAATCGACTTTCAGGAAGAATTAG
- a CDS encoding TVP38/TMEM64 family protein yields the protein MVATFGITFLFATHPAFAQESVKVVGFNPQEWLRNALQWIDSLSTVGAIAFILLYIIATVAFLPGSILTLGAGVVFGVVWGALYVFIGATLGATAAFLVGRYLVRGWVAKKIEGNKKFRAIDQGVGREGLKIVLLTRLSPIFPFNLLNYAYGVTGVSLKDYIIGSVGVIPGTIMYVYIGSLAGNLATIGTEAQPANPAVQWTIRIVGFIATVAVTLYVTKVARKALEEEVLEPKNERNERFDLN from the coding sequence ATGGTAGCTACCTTTGGCATTACTTTTCTCTTTGCTACTCACCCAGCTTTTGCCCAAGAATCGGTTAAGGTCGTCGGATTCAATCCTCAAGAATGGTTGCGAAATGCCTTACAGTGGATCGACAGTCTCAGTACGGTTGGCGCGATCGCGTTTATTCTCCTCTACATTATCGCTACTGTCGCTTTTTTACCTGGGTCAATTCTCACTCTCGGTGCAGGTGTAGTCTTTGGCGTAGTTTGGGGAGCGCTTTATGTCTTCATTGGTGCTACTTTAGGAGCTACTGCCGCTTTCTTAGTCGGACGCTATCTAGTTAGGGGATGGGTCGCCAAGAAAATTGAAGGGAACAAGAAATTTCGAGCGATTGACCAGGGCGTTGGCAGAGAAGGACTCAAAATTGTTCTTCTGACGCGATTATCTCCGATATTTCCTTTCAATTTATTGAACTACGCTTATGGAGTCACTGGAGTTTCTCTCAAGGACTACATTATCGGTTCGGTGGGAGTGATACCTGGAACGATTATGTACGTATATATTGGTTCTCTGGCTGGTAATCTTGCCACGATTGGCACTGAAGCTCAACCTGCTAACCCTGCCGTACAATGGACGATTCGGATCGTTGGTTTCATCGCTACAGTGGCTGTCACCCTTTATGTGACTAAAGTGGCTCGCAAGGCTTTGGAAGAAGAAGTTTTAGAGCCTAAGAACGAGCGAAATGAGAGATTCGACCTCAATTAG
- the merF gene encoding mercury resistance system transport protein MerF has protein sequence MKPKNALIASLTGTVIVALCCFTPILVILLEVVGLSAVVGYLDYVLLPALGILVALTVLFYFRYRKSNRQDCCK, from the coding sequence ATGAAACCTAAAAACGCACTGATTGCTAGTTTGACAGGAACAGTGATTGTAGCTTTGTGTTGCTTCACACCTATTTTGGTTATTTTACTAGAAGTAGTGGGCTTAAGTGCTGTCGTAGGTTATCTCGATTATGTTCTCTTGCCAGCATTAGGAATATTAGTTGCACTGACCGTACTTTTCTATTTTCGCTACCGCAAATCAAATCGCCAAGATTGTTGTAAATAA
- a CDS encoding copper chaperone Copz family protein: MSEECCSQTQKSLKANCPVNGNKGKRVPTITLKSLLKPRALETLNSESNYFFCDSMDCSVVYFNQQDQTFLTDEIKVPVYQKDKSLQVPVCYCFDWTRNRILQEIQQTNHSTAESSIRTHIQAGRCGCEVNNPQGSCCLANVRKEVRDK, from the coding sequence ATGTCTGAAGAATGTTGCTCTCAAACTCAAAAGTCCTTAAAAGCAAACTGTCCAGTCAATGGGAATAAAGGCAAGCGAGTTCCAACCATTACCCTGAAAAGTCTGCTAAAACCAAGGGCATTAGAAACCTTAAATTCTGAATCTAATTACTTTTTCTGCGACTCGATGGATTGTTCGGTAGTGTATTTCAACCAACAGGATCAAACTTTTCTCACCGATGAAATAAAAGTGCCTGTCTACCAAAAAGATAAAAGTTTGCAAGTTCCTGTTTGTTATTGTTTTGATTGGACAAGAAACCGAATACTCCAAGAAATTCAACAGACCAACCATAGCACGGCTGAATCTTCAATCCGCACTCATATTCAAGCTGGACGTTGTGGTTGTGAAGTCAATAATCCCCAAGGTAGCTGTTGTTTAGCCAATGTCCGTAAAGAAGTGAGAGATAAATGA
- a CDS encoding redoxin domain-containing protein — protein MTAKLMTGTQVSELEVKTLDGKLWQLSQQKPQNLIMVVFYRGWFCPICQTYDLSNLYRRPRQ, from the coding sequence ATGACTGCTAAATTAATGACGGGTACTCAAGTCTCCGAACTTGAGGTAAAAACCCTTGATGGCAAGCTTTGGCAACTCTCCCAACAGAAACCCCAAAATTTAATAATGGTTGTTTTTTATCGAGGATGGTTTTGCCCGATTTGTCAAACCTATGATTTGTCAAACCTATATAGAAGACCTCGACAATAA
- a CDS encoding redoxin domain-containing protein: MICQTYIEDLDNNLKDFAKLGVEVIALSGDSQEKAQQSKDNWSIQQLTIGYEVSIDLMRRWGLYISQGAFENEPPLFCEPGLFLVKPDGTLYYAAINSTPFGRPQIPEILWAIEFVLEKNIPYGEESRSFH; the protein is encoded by the coding sequence ATGATTTGTCAAACCTATATAGAAGACCTCGACAATAATCTGAAGGATTTTGCCAAGCTGGGGGTTGAAGTTATCGCCCTAAGTGGAGATAGTCAAGAAAAAGCCCAACAATCAAAAGATAACTGGAGCATTCAACAGCTTACGATTGGCTATGAAGTTAGTATTGACTTAATGCGTCGCTGGGGGCTTTATATTTCCCAAGGTGCCTTTGAGAATGAACCCCCTTTATTTTGCGAACCTGGTCTTTTCTTAGTTAAACCTGATGGCACACTTTATTATGCGGCTATCAATAGCACTCCCTTCGGTCGTCCGCAGATACCGGAGATTTTATGGGCGATCGAGTTTGTGTTGGAAAAAAATATCCCATACGGGGAAGAGAGTAGGTCATTCCATTAG
- a CDS encoding mercuric reductase, with protein MSNSAFQKVTVPPMDEHNQRLVSHVHPPDWVNPQPADCYDLVVIGAGTAGLVVAAGAAGLGLGLKVALIEKHLMGGDCLNVGCVPSKCIIRSSRVVGEMLEAEAFGISPPEQINVNFPAVMERMRKLRAGISHHDSAQRFQNLGIDVFLGAGRFLRNNSIEVGGKTLKYKKAVIATGARAVRPSIEGIEEAGFLTNETVFSLTERPQRLAVIGGGPIGCELAQAFARLGCQVILFHKHSHLLDREDADAAEIVQNAFIREGIHLVLNSQIERVKKTPEGKTIDFIGNGTKQSIIVDEILVGAGRAPNVEGLNLEAVGVEYDRKGVKVNDYLQTTNPKIYAAGDICMNWKFTHAADAAARIVIKNTLFSPFGLGRSKLSSLVMPWVTYTDPEIAHVGLYEHEAQSQGINVNTIEIPMSSVDRAIADGEESGFVKIHHKKGSDEILGATIVARHAGEMISEVTTAMVNKVGLNGLSSVIHPYPTQAEGIKKAADAYRRTLLTPTSKKILGLLTKFS; from the coding sequence ATGTCAAATTCAGCCTTTCAAAAAGTAACCGTTCCACCGATGGACGAACATAACCAAAGACTGGTTTCTCACGTTCATCCGCCTGATTGGGTTAATCCGCAACCAGCAGATTGTTACGATTTAGTCGTCATCGGCGCGGGTACGGCTGGATTGGTTGTCGCAGCAGGCGCAGCAGGATTAGGCTTGGGTTTGAAAGTCGCATTAATTGAAAAACATCTCATGGGCGGAGATTGCTTAAATGTAGGTTGCGTCCCTTCCAAATGCATCATTCGTTCCTCGCGCGTTGTTGGCGAGATGCTAGAGGCAGAAGCGTTTGGTATTAGTCCTCCCGAACAAATAAATGTTAATTTTCCTGCCGTCATGGAACGGATGCGCAAACTGCGAGCGGGAATTAGTCATCACGATTCCGCTCAACGTTTCCAAAATCTTGGCATTGACGTATTTTTGGGAGCGGGTCGTTTTTTACGCAACAATAGCATTGAAGTTGGCGGTAAGACTCTTAAGTATAAAAAAGCAGTGATTGCGACGGGAGCAAGAGCCGTGCGACCTTCGATTGAAGGGATAGAAGAAGCGGGATTTCTTACTAATGAAACGGTTTTTTCTCTCACCGAACGCCCGCAACGTCTTGCTGTCATCGGAGGCGGCCCGATTGGTTGCGAATTGGCTCAGGCTTTTGCTCGCTTGGGATGTCAAGTCATTTTGTTCCACAAACATTCTCACCTCTTAGATCGAGAAGATGCCGATGCCGCAGAAATCGTTCAGAATGCCTTCATCCGCGAAGGGATTCATCTGGTGTTGAACAGCCAAATAGAACGGGTAAAAAAGACACCTGAAGGCAAAACGATTGATTTCATCGGTAATGGGACTAAACAGTCCATTATTGTAGACGAGATCTTAGTCGGTGCGGGACGCGCTCCCAATGTGGAGGGACTAAATTTAGAAGCGGTTGGAGTAGAGTACGATCGCAAAGGTGTGAAAGTCAATGACTATCTCCAGACGACCAACCCCAAGATTTATGCGGCGGGCGATATCTGCATGAATTGGAAATTTACCCATGCTGCCGATGCCGCCGCGCGGATAGTTATTAAAAATACGCTCTTTTCACCTTTTGGTTTGGGACGATCGAAACTCAGCAGTTTAGTCATGCCCTGGGTGACTTATACTGACCCAGAAATCGCTCATGTGGGACTATACGAACATGAGGCTCAATCCCAGGGAATTAATGTTAATACGATCGAAATTCCGATGAGTAGCGTCGATCGAGCGATCGCAGATGGTGAGGAGTCAGGGTTTGTCAAAATTCATCACAAGAAAGGGTCTGATGAAATTTTAGGAGCGACAATCGTTGCTCGTCATGCTGGGGAAATGATTAGTGAAGTGACGACAGCAATGGTTAACAAGGTTGGTTTGAACGGCCTATCTAGCGTGATTCATCCCTATCCCACCCAAGCTGAAGGGATTAAGAAAGCAGCAGATGCTTATCGCCGTACACTACTGACACCGACCTCAAAAAAAATCTTGGGATTGCTCACAAAGTTTTCTTAG
- a CDS encoding transposase, whose translation MYQDLAGRFEGLSDLEWKLFEDIFPPEPSRRSKGMPHGPYRQILNSLLYILITGCRWCDIAGGDMWASSKSSSYQIRLIMVN comes from the coding sequence ATGTATCAGGATCTGGCTGGACGTTTTGAAGGATTGAGCGACCTGGAGTGGAAGTTGTTTGAAGATATATTTCCTCCAGAACCATCGAGGCGTAGTAAAGGAATGCCTCATGGGCCATACCGTCAGATCTTAAATAGTCTTTTATACATCCTGATTACTGGGTGTCGATGGTGTGACATAGCAGGCGGAGATATGTGGGCTTCTTCAAAAAGCTCTTCATATCAAATCCGGTTAATTATGGTTAATTAA
- a CDS encoding FkbM family methyltransferase, with translation MKIKRFLKTIINKLGYKITKVYGDRALRNNLSESYSLLYSLGLRPNTIIDVGVAKGTPELYRAFPDSFFLLIEPLREFEAELKHILKKYRGLYLIAAAGSESKEVTFNVHPNHLDGSSLYKETMGTNADGYERTVPMIAIDEVIKEKELNGPYLIKVDAQGAELNVLDGCQQTLRDTEAVVLEVSMFQFMKDAPQFHDVVLYMKERGFVAYDMILGWNRPLDNALGQIDVVFVQESGKFRENHSYATMA, from the coding sequence ATGAAAATTAAACGATTTTTAAAGACAATTATAAATAAACTCGGCTATAAAATTACAAAAGTTTATGGAGATCGCGCTCTGAGAAATAACCTCTCAGAATCCTATTCACTTCTTTATAGTTTAGGTCTTAGACCTAATACGATAATTGATGTGGGTGTGGCAAAAGGAACCCCCGAACTTTATAGGGCTTTTCCAGACTCTTTTTTTCTGCTCATAGAGCCACTGAGAGAATTTGAAGCGGAATTGAAACATATCTTGAAGAAATACCGAGGCTTATATTTGATCGCTGCTGCCGGCTCCGAATCCAAAGAAGTAACTTTTAATGTACATCCAAATCATTTGGATGGTTCATCGCTCTATAAAGAAACGATGGGGACTAATGCAGATGGATATGAGAGAACTGTTCCAATGATTGCGATAGATGAGGTCATCAAGGAAAAAGAACTCAATGGTCCTTATCTGATCAAAGTTGACGCACAAGGTGCCGAACTCAATGTGCTTGATGGATGTCAGCAAACCTTACGAGATACAGAAGCTGTTGTGCTGGAAGTATCTATGTTTCAATTTATGAAAGATGCTCCTCAATTTCATGATGTCGTACTCTATATGAAGGAACGCGGCTTTGTCGCATACGACATGATTCTTGGATGGAACCGCCCTCTCGACAACGCTCTCGGACAAATCGATGTTGTTTTTGTGCAGGAAAGTGGAAAATTCAGAGAAAATCATTCCTATGCAACCATGGCCTAG